The Pseudomonas sp. SCB32 DNA window GTCTGCGGCCAAATTGGCTCCCCGCCAGTATTGCTCGCCGAACGAGGCGTTCGCCCCGGTGTGCGGTCCTGCGACCCCGATAACGACATCAGCCTCAACAAAGGAAGACACACCCAGTGCGGTGGTTACCGCCAGAGCCAGAAAGCCTTTTCTGAAAATCTTCTGCGACATGGAGTTTTGCTCCTGAGGGTTTTTGTAATGGCGCACGAACTAATGTTGGCGAGTTATCAACAGCAAGCGGCGTGCCATTCGTTTTTGTTATTAACCAAGTCCTACAGCAAAAACAGCCAGAGCTGGCAGGTATCAGTGCTAGACACGTGCAACCGACCGAAAGCAGAAGGTGCAACCATTCATTCAAAAAGGCGCAACCCTCTTTCCCATGGGCTGACCTATCCAGCCACCACAGGCGCAACCCCATCCGTAACCATCGCTGTCACCGAACTGCACATCCGCGGTGCAGACCCGTTGGGGTAACGCACCATAAGAGGCTAGACCAAAGTGCAGCGAGCGTTGGGACAGACGCGGCGGGAGGCCCCCGCCCACGCATCGCCGGGCTCAGATCACCACCCGCAGGCATTGCCCGGCGTGGTACAGCGAGAAACCTGCCTCGTACAGACAACTACGCAGGCCAGCGGCCGAAATCTCCTCCATCGGCCGTAGCGGCATCGGTAGGACACTGGCGTCGCCACCCAGCAGGAAGTCGGCGAAAGCCTTGCCCACCACCGTGCCGGTGGTGACGCCGCGGCCGTTGTAGCCGCTCATGGCGACCAGCCCCGGCGCCGGCTCGAACAGGCGCATGAGGTGATCGGGTGTGAAGTCGATGCAGCCGGTCCAGGTGAACTCCCACTCCACCTTGCCCAGCTTCGGGAAGTAGTGCTGCTGGATGCGGTCGGCCCAACTCTTGAGGAACCACTCTGGCTTGCCGGTGCCCTTGCCGAGGCTGCCAAGCAGCAGGCGCCCGTCGGCGTCGCGGCGGATGCTGCTGAGCACCTGACGGGTATCCCAGGACCCCTGCCCGCCCGGCAGGATGCGAGCGGCTTCGGCGCCCTCCAGCGGACGCGAGGCGACCTGGTAGTAGTAACCGGGGAAGAAGGTGCGACGCAGCTGCGTCCACTCGCCTTCGGTGTAGGCGCTGGAGGCGATCACCACCTGTTCGGCAGTCACCACGCCGCCCTGGGTGATCACGTTCCAGGCATTGCCCACGCGCACCAGGCCGACCACGGGGGAATGGTGGTACAGCTCGCCGCCGAGGCCGACCACCGCACGGGCCAGGCCGCTGACGTAGGCCATCGGGTTGAGCGTGCCGGCGCGGCGATCAAGCAGCGCCCCGGCGATCTTGTCGGTGCCGCAGGCTTCCTCGCACTGGGCGCCGGTCAGCAGCTCGACGGGCGCTCCGCGGCGGCCCCACTGTTCGCAGCGGCTGCGCAGGTCCGCCAGGCCACGGGCGTTGTGCGCCATGTGCAGGGTGCCTTCACGGCGCGCCTGGCAGGCGATGGCGTATTTGTCGATCAAGGAGAACACCAGGGATGGCGCGTTGCCGAGCATGCGGTTGACCCGCTGCCCGATCTCCGCGCCCATGCCCGCCTCGATCTCGTCCGGGGGAATCCACAGGCCGGCGTTGACCAGCCCGACGTTGCGCCCCGATCCACCATGCCCGGTGGTGTGGGCTTCCAGCACGCAGACTTTCTGGCCGCGCTCCAGCAGATGCAGCGCGGCGGACAGGCCGGTGAAGCCCGCGCCGATGACACACACGTCGACCTTGCGATCCCCGCGCAGCGTCGGAGCTTCCGGGCGTTCGGGGGTCAGGTATTCCCACAGGCACTCTTGGCGAAGCGACATCCAGCGATCCTTATTGGTGAATCTTGTGAATGACTCTGTACCGCGGCTTGTTCATTGGGTCCCCGCGTTCGCGGGGATGACCTCGGGAAGGCATTGCCTCTCCCCGTCATTTCCGCGAACGCGGAAACCCAGAAAACAACCTCAATCGAACACTATGCCCTGAGCCAGGGGCAATTCCCGCGAATAGTTCACGGTGTTGGTCTGCCGGCGCATATAGCCCTTCCAGGCGTCGGAACCGGACTCGCGGCCGCCGCCGGTTTCCTTCTCACCACCGAAGGCGCCGCCGATCTCTGCGCCGCTGGGGCCGATGTTGACGTTGGCGATGCCGCAGTCGCTGCCCACCGCCGAGATGAAGGCTTCCGCCTCGCGCAGGTCGGTGGTGAAGATGCAGGACGACAGTCCCTGGGGCACGCCGTTGTTCAGAACCACCGCGTCGTTGAATTCCTTGTAGGGCACCACATAGAGGATCGGCGCGAAGGTCTCGCTACGCACCACGTCGCTCT harbors:
- a CDS encoding FAD-binding oxidoreductase, which codes for MSLRQECLWEYLTPERPEAPTLRGDRKVDVCVIGAGFTGLSAALHLLERGQKVCVLEAHTTGHGGSGRNVGLVNAGLWIPPDEIEAGMGAEIGQRVNRMLGNAPSLVFSLIDKYAIACQARREGTLHMAHNARGLADLRSRCEQWGRRGAPVELLTGAQCEEACGTDKIAGALLDRRAGTLNPMAYVSGLARAVVGLGGELYHHSPVVGLVRVGNAWNVITQGGVVTAEQVVIASSAYTEGEWTQLRRTFFPGYYYQVASRPLEGAEAARILPGGQGSWDTRQVLSSIRRDADGRLLLGSLGKGTGKPEWFLKSWADRIQQHYFPKLGKVEWEFTWTGCIDFTPDHLMRLFEPAPGLVAMSGYNGRGVTTGTVVGKAFADFLLGGDASVLPMPLRPMEEISAAGLRSCLYEAGFSLYHAGQCLRVVI